A section of the Cottoperca gobio chromosome 17, fCotGob3.1, whole genome shotgun sequence genome encodes:
- the LOC115022676 gene encoding acyl-coenzyme A thioesterase 1-like produces the protein MSAQVRLRLLPRARCMFDEPVQVKVDGLRSGHVVTMRARSTDEKGVVFSSSASYKADESGEIDLERDPSLSGSYIGVEPMGLLWSMRPDTLHKRFIKTNSINPHVVKFSVQDEEEGKGRMLAEATNERLLLGEGVNRRPVKEGNIRGVLFTPPGEGPFPAVLDLYTFGGGLSEKRASLLASHGFVVLTVALYGHDNMVKNIKEVHLDYFEEAIEFLKKQDKVGSKVGVISISKSADISLSMASYLPDVDVTVWINGCSANTWLPLYYKKSLILPPLMIDISKVILTESGAINCKYAIHNPLAEENKATLVPIEQAKGRFLFMASEDDLNWDSKAYMEQVVERLQRHGKDNFESVSYPGAGHYLDPPYGPHCPSSFHAVAGKPVLWGGEPRSHAEAKVHMWKKIQEFLRTHLSCDDTQSKAKL, from the exons ATGTCCGCCCAAGTCAGACTGAGGCTGCTGCCGAGAGCCAGGTGCATGTTTGATGAGCCCGTTCAGGTGAAGGTGGACGGACTGAGGTCGGGACATGTGGTCACCATGAGAGCCAGATCAACTGACGAGAAGGGGGTGGTGTTCAGCTCCTCGGCCTCCTACAAAGCTGATGAGAGCGGAGAGATCGACCTGGAGAGAGACCCCTCCCTCAGCGGGTCTTACATCGGGGTTGAACCCATGGGTCTGCTATGGTCGATGAGGCCAGATACTTTGCACAAAaggtttataaaaacaaattcaataaaCCCACACGTGGTGAAGTTCTCTGTgcaggacgaggaggaggggaagggcaGGATGCTGGCAGAGGCGACCAATGAGAGGCTTCTGCTTGGAGAGGGGGTCAACCGGCGCCCCGTGAAAGAAGGGAATATACGAGGTGTCCTGTTCACTCCCCCAG GTGAAGGTCCGTTTCCTGCTGTGTTGGATCTGTACACTTTTGGGGGAGGATTGTCAGAGAAAAGGGCCTCTCTGCTGGCCAGCCATGGATTTGTGGTTCTGACTGTAGCACTGTACGGCCATGATAACATGGTGAAGAACATCAAAGAGGTCCATCTGGATTATTTTGAAGAAGCAATAGAGTTTTTGAAGAAACAAGATAAG GTGGGCAGTAAAGTCGGTGTGATATCCATTTCAAAAAGTGCAGATATTTCACTATCAATGGCCTCGTACCTGCCAGATGTTGATGTCACAGTGTGGATTAATGGCTGCTCTGCCAATACATGGTTGCCCCTCTACTATAAGAAGAGCCTGATCCTCCCTCCATTAATGATCGACATCAGCAAGGTGATTCTCACAGAGTCAGGGGCCATTAATTGCAAGTATGCTATCCATAATCCGCTGGCAGAGGAGAACAAGGCCACCCTGGTCCCCATTGAACAAGCCAAAGGACGTTTCCTGTTCATGGCTTCAGAGGACGACCTCAACTGGGACAGCAAAGCTTACATGGAGCAGGTGGTGGAGAGACTGCAGCGTCATGGGAAGGACAACTTTGAGAGTGTGTCTTACCCCGGAGCAGGACATTATCTAGATCCGCCTTATGGTCCCCACTGCCCCTCCAGTTTTCATGCGGTAGCGGGCAAACCAGTCCTGTGGGGGGGTGAGCCCAGGTCCCACGCAGAAGCTAAAGTCCACATGTGGAAGAAGATCCAGGAGTTCCTCAGAACTCACCTGAGCTGTGATGATACACAGAGTAAAGCCAAATTATAG
- the LOC115022679 gene encoding uncharacterized protein LOC115022679 isoform X1: MGPEDYDVLKTAISNQGQRLGYQEHTLQTVVDQSRDITSTLATLCFQQTQAVAATSAQQPVAAQQAPHASPVSEPHIPPHPSILVTPTPACVLVESPLTAHLLVCSAPCPFPAVHGPTLPSISSRVYPCPKVWRAFCRALAATVSLSSDFHPRLTARPSAPIRIWKQLFAVSPPGIPPPGAPNSPGLSMPTTLSSAATAK; the protein is encoded by the exons ATGGGCCCTGAGGACTATGACGTTttgaagactgcaatctccaaccAGGGACAGCGTTTGGGTTATCAGGAGCACACGCTGCAAACCGTTGTGGATCAGTCGAGGGACATCACCTCCACACTGGCAACGCTCTGTTTCCAACAGACCCAAGCTGTGGCAGCAACCTCTGCTCAGCAACCAGTAGCTGCCCAACAAGCTCCTCATGCCTCTCCAGTTTCTGAGCCTCACATCCCACCCCATCCAAGTATTCTGGTGACCCCAACACCTGCC tgtgtgctcgTGGAAAGTCCTCTCACCGCCCACCTGCTGGTCTGCTCCGCCCCTTGCCCATTCCCAGCCGTCCATGGTCCCACATTGCCCTCGATTTCGTCACGGGTTTACCCCTGTCCCAAG GTGTGGAGAGCATTCTGCCGAGCTCTTGCCGCCACGGTGAGCCTCTCCTCTGATTTCCACCCCAGACTAACGGCCAGACCGAGCGCGCCAATCAGGATCTGGAAGCAGCTTTTCGCTGTGTCACCGCCAGGAATCCCTCCTCCTGGAGCTCCCAACTCGCCTGGATTGAGTATGCCCACAACTCTGTCCAGCGCTGCAACCG cTAAGTAG
- the LOC115022679 gene encoding uncharacterized protein LOC115022679 isoform X2, translating into MGPEDYDVLKTAISNQGQRLGYQEHTLQTVVDQSRDITSTLATLCFQQTQAVAATSAQQPVAAQQAPHASPVSEPHIPPHPSILVTPTPACVLVESPLTAHLLVCSAPCPFPAVHGPTLPSISSRVYPCPKTNGQTERANQDLEAAFRCVTARNPSSWSSQLAWIEYAHNSVQRCNR; encoded by the exons ATGGGCCCTGAGGACTATGACGTTttgaagactgcaatctccaaccAGGGACAGCGTTTGGGTTATCAGGAGCACACGCTGCAAACCGTTGTGGATCAGTCGAGGGACATCACCTCCACACTGGCAACGCTCTGTTTCCAACAGACCCAAGCTGTGGCAGCAACCTCTGCTCAGCAACCAGTAGCTGCCCAACAAGCTCCTCATGCCTCTCCAGTTTCTGAGCCTCACATCCCACCCCATCCAAGTATTCTGGTGACCCCAACACCTGCC tgtgtgctcgTGGAAAGTCCTCTCACCGCCCACCTGCTGGTCTGCTCCGCCCCTTGCCCATTCCCAGCCGTCCATGGTCCCACATTGCCCTCGATTTCGTCACGGGTTTACCCCTGTCCCAAG ACTAACGGCCAGACCGAGCGCGCCAATCAGGATCTGGAAGCAGCTTTTCGCTGTGTCACCGCCAGGAATCCCTCCTCCTGGAGCTCCCAACTCGCCTGGATTGAGTATGCCCACAACTCTGTCCAGCGCTGCAACCG cTAA
- the LOC115022675 gene encoding acyl-coenzyme A thioesterase 1-like, which translates to MSAQVRLRLLPRARCMFDEPVQVKVDGLRSGHVVTMRARSTDEKGVVFSSSASYKADESGEIDLERDPSLSGSYFGVEPMGLLWSMRADTLHKRFMKTNSINPHVVKFSVQDEEEGKGRMLAEATNERLLLGEGVNRRPVKEGNIRGVLFTPPGEGPFPAVLDLYTFGGGLSEKRASLLASHGFVVLTVALYGHDDMVKNIKEVHLDYFEEAIEFLKKQDKVGSKVGVISISKSADISLSMASYLPDVDVTVWINGCSANTLLPLYYKKSLILPPLMIDISKVILTESGAINCKYAIHNPLAEENKATLVPIEQAKGRFLFMASEDDLNWDSKAYMEQMVERLQRHGKDNFETVCYPGAGHYLEPPYGPHCPSSFHGVAGKPVLWGGEPRSHAEAEVHMWKKIQEFLRTHLSCDDTQSKAKL; encoded by the exons ATGTCCGCCCAAGTCAGACTGAGGCTGCTGCCAAGGGCCAGGTGCATGTTTGATGAGCCCGTTCAGGTGAAGGTGGACGGACTGAGGTCGGGACATGTGGTCACCATGAGAGCCAGATCGACTGACGAGAAGGGGGTGGTGTTCAGCTCCTCGGCCTCCTACAAAGCTGATGAGAGCGGAGAGATCGACCTGGAGAGAGACCCCTCCCTCAGCGGGTCTTACTTCGGGGTTGAACCCATGGGTCTGCTGTGGTCGATGAGGGCAGACACTTTGCACAAAAGGTTTATGAAAACAAATTCAATAAACCCACACGTGGTGAAGTTCTCTGTgcaggacgaggaggaggggaagggcaGGATGCTGGCAGAGGCGACCAATGAGAGGCTTCTGCTTGGAGAGGGGGTCAACCGGCGCCCCGTGAAGGAGGGGAATATACGAGGTGTCCTGTTCACTCCCCCAG GTGAAGGTCCGTTCCCTGCTGTGTTGGATCTGTACACTTTTGGGGGAGGATTGTCAGAGAAAAGGGCCTCTCTGCTGGCCAGCCATGGATTTGTGGTTCTGACTGTAGCACTGTACGGCCATGATGACATGGTGAAGAACATCAAAGAGGTCCATCTGGATTATTTTGAAGAAGCAATAgagtttttaaagaaacaagatAAG GTGGGCAGTAAAGTCGGTGTGATATCCATTTCAAAAAGTGCAGATATTTCATTATCAATGGCCTCGTACCTGCCAGATGTTGATGTCACAGTGTGGATTAATGGCTGCTCTGCCAATACATTGTTGCCCCTCTACTATAAGAAGAGCCTGATCCTCCCTCCATTAATGATCGACATCAGCAAGGTGATTCTCACAGAGTCAGGGGCCATTAATTGCAAGTATGCTATCCATAATCCGCTGGCAGAGGAGAACAAGGCCACCCTGGTCCCCATTGAACAAGCCAAAGGACGTTTCCTGTTCATGGCTTCAGAGGACGACCTCAACTGGGACAGCAAAGCTTACATGGAGCAGATGGTGGAGAGACTGCAGCGTCATGGGAAGGACAACTTTGAGACTGTGTGTTACCCCGGTGCGGGACATTACCTAGAGCCGCCTTATGGTCCCCACTGCCCTTCCAGTTTTCATGGGGTAGCGGGCAAACCAGTCCTGTGGGGGGGTGAGCCCAGGTCCCACGCAGAAGCTGAAGTCCACATGTGGAAGAAGATCCAGGAGTTCCTCAGAACTCACCTGAGCTGTGATGATACACAGAGTAAAGCCAAATTATAG